Below is a genomic region from Aricia agestis chromosome 16, ilAriAges1.1, whole genome shotgun sequence.
attttttattgcatcatgTTAGGGTTTTTTATAGTTGTTAAGATACTTTGTATCCCGGGAAAGTAAAGGCTTTACGACAAAGGATTTACGGTTCCCGGGCTTTTAAAACCGAATTTCGTCGTAATGAAGTTGCGGActcagtggcggccttacccattgcgaggccccgggcggcaggtctttgcgaggccctttggCCATCTGTCCACCGCGCCGCTGACACCGGGACCTCACCGCAaaagttcaaataaaatgccactttatgacattttGCTTGACGCGAGGCCCCAGGCGATGGAcctgttcgccaccccctaAGGTCGCCACTGTGCGGACTATTATTCTAACTGTCGAAAGAATCGCATACCTAATATTAATTACGtatctgtaattaaatgaagtgcTTGACAGTTATCTAATGTAGGGGGCTTGTGTCAAAATCATCACATAATCTGTGTTAATTAGGTACAATTAAgttattcgtctctgagtgcggtagtaAGCCTATAAAGGTTCGATCAGAAATTGTCGAGTTAAGTAGCTGAGTTAGCTCATATTATGTTAGAAAGTTGTCATCGTAGGCCAtcacggccgtagctagaggggggcattggggggcaatgccctaccttaaaatcgcaatgccctaccttaaaaataccaaaacctaagaaaatcaaataattatgatattttttttacttctgccctacctgtaaccaatgctgccctacctcaaatctgactctagctacagccctgtaGGCCATAGCGTCATAAAGGctatgttattaattaaaacattcACCAGcctttaattaataactaaaaGTCGTGTGGTATTCACAGTTTTCGCATAACTATGTAAACTGAACAATTTAGTTTCCTATTACACTTTAAACTTATAACGAAGCCTATGAATGAATCTCAGATATCAAATAGCAAATAGCAGTCTAGAAATAGACAAGttcaataacttttaatttaaataacagtaacaattTAGAAACACTAAATACTGTTATACGTACTCTGGTTCACAAGTGCCATTTAACATTTTCCTCAAAACCTGATCTCATGCACCGAAAATGTTCTAGGAATTTTGATAGAATGTTCTAGATCAGCGTTTTGGCAGGCAAGGGCCACAAGGTGGCAAAATAAACTAAAGGCGGGCCGCGGACCTCATACTCGTAATAACCCTATAAGCTCAGTATACCTACACATAATGAAGAGAAATAAGTGTCAATTACTACTGGCAATATTAGAAAACattgtttttgataaataaaataaataaaaataaaaaattgttttatttctgaataaatttgaatcaaatattttcagaatgttgaactacatgttgcctaccaccggttcgggaactaacccggcgagaagaaccggcgtaagaaactcacacGGTGGCCCCGTGTGAGTTTcttactttttagtaaaaaagtggaaaatttgtcttttaaaaaaataaaatttacgatgtaaataacttaatctatacaatatgaatacacaattgtaagtcacatattataataaatgtagaagcagccttgcaagcagccatcctactcccaagatgtgctatcgtttaggaaatctttgaccgtatttTTGGctttggctttggcacacaaacgttctttaattactttttaaaatttattaattgatagatttttaacgttttccgggattttattgtaaaggcgtatacattgacctttaaaagatttacttattttgctaagtctgatcactggcatttccagcttgtgcctatttctagtgtttctaagTGTAAGACGttcgcgggccgcgtgttgccGACCGCTGTTCTAGATGGTATTTCGAATcgaatgataccaaaatcataattttcggtgcaTGAGATCAGGTTTTGAGGAAAATGGGACTTATGGACCAGACTATTATCTATGATTCTTTTAAGAGGAtgccacaccgccgtttttccatacaaacgttgtcccctgtttcccccctggataatgccggttgagttatgatttttttcctgaatatcaatGGCCACTATTggcatgttttctttttttcataattttcataataaaaaagataagaacgtccaaaaacccaaaaaaatggccagattttcctctgtgttcaaacacccagaaaacaaaactggctaaaatatacaaaaaaataaaacataagaagacagctcaagccttgctttaaagaaggaatcagcggacaacgaatcgaagattttctgttcttttattagaacttttgtcgtgttgtctttatcgcgctctgcggtgggagacttgagattggtgagacagcaatacattttcaaatacctattttcaatttctctcgcccctggtgtatcctcttaatgttgTCCGCTACTACGCAACATCAAAAcaatgtccttttccaggaTTCAAAGTAAGTATGTATTTGCGTACCGAATTTCAGTAAGATTTTGGATTAAACTAAAGTATTTCTATAACTATATAAATACTTTAGTTTAATCCCACAGGGTGCAGTTATAGAGCTTCCATAACTGCACCCTGTGCGAGCACAACGCCcctggttttttttttagatattacaTTATAGGTACCGAGAGTAACGTATATATTAGGCCTAGGCTATTTTCTTCCATTCTGGGTGATAAAACAAAACTTGGTGCACCTATTATAATTGGGGGGCTAGgagcgggaacttatcgggagaaaccagaaaaatatatattatgtcctgCCTGGTCTGGTCATTCTTGcgcccccagagtctacgccctgtgcctgggcaccggtggcactgctctatttacggcactgctgcTGTGGTCTGTATTGGTTATAttttgcatcgacgcaacgttgtggttgcgactTGCGACGTGGTCGGCCTctagttcgcttgtggttgcgatgtggtctgtatcacacaagtggtcgacaacgactgcaaaatgtggtacgtgtgaatagtccagttcatttacaatacgaaatatacgcccgaccacgtggtgtggttgtcgtgtggttttggtacgtgtgggttggcccttactGCCAGATACCCCTTTCTATCCTTACAACTTTTATCTTCGCATTTGGATAATTAcataacaaattacaatacaaaacgAACAAACGAGAACCCACGCACAGTTTTCAATCAGTGTTTGTCTACTTTATAGGTCTTCATGTAGATTATATAATTACACAAGTTCGAATTAGTTTTGGGTTTGGAACTCATATTGTATTTGACATTTGTACAGCATCTTGGGCCTAATTATTTCAATACGAAAAGTAGTGATtgcttagataatattatttagattttaaagTTTACTGTTCTACTTAGGTAAAACCAACCAACGCACGTCTAACgatcataatatcataatcttacgatcataataatattacttatacagATGTATGCAAATTTAAAGGGTCCTTAAtcctaaaaaaataatgaaatgggtGGAGATAAGaaatatatgttttattttaataaatcaagtaaccgtttaacataaaaatattgtagaaccTATTAAATTACCTACAATTAATTTTTCTTGGATAAAAACACTGTACGCTATCTTATAGCAACGATACTATGACATCTTGGAGACATCACCGGGTCAAACAACTTAACTAAATACACATTATTAAATCCATTTTCATGCAAATACAATAATCTATCTAACAGTATAACACTTTCGACAACTTGTGCCAAACATAAtctcattaaataaaataaaacaatttttttccacTGGCAACTCTCGGTTTGTTGTATCTGTGCAAAGTAGCTGTCAGGCAAACTGTCAAAAACGTCAAGTTTCAACAAAGCGTCCGCCATCTTAAAATACTCTCTGAAATCTTGGCATTTCCCGCCTAATCCTTTTAGCTTGCCTTCTGTTATGTTTTTCTGCGAGGGCTTCTCTTTGATCACCatctaaaaatgtaaaactGAATACATACAATTGTTCTCATTATTATTGAACAGTGATCAGGGATCACTCTTACAAAGATCCGAAATTTCGAGCtatatttttagattattttggTACTTTAAACAAATATCTATATAATGTTGGTACAAGAACATTTTACAAAACCAAGACCTAGCCTggaatctgtttttttttctataaaattaaaGTCACATTAATTAATGCAAGCAATATGATTTTCTGAAAATATCcatctatagtctgtcaagaaagtcatgacaagagggaattttttttaatgaaataaaaaagaagagaactttattaattcgagataaaaatgtgcaagttgacaatatttaaaatgtaataagcgttctctgtgaaaatacaaagaaaaaaatacacattttaagcgtgattagtgattacgtttagaaaattttcccgcctgtcatgactttcttgacgccGCGCACTTATAAAGTGTTGGTGTAACATTTTGTCTTTGGTTACCTGTAGCATGGCGCGGTACAGTAAGCTTCTGCAGGGCAGTTCTCTGTGGTCGACCACACGGTCTATGGACTGCGCCGCTAACATGCGAGCGTTACGGCCCAGATTGTAACCTAAAATAAGGGTATATTGATCAAAATTCCTATGTAACTTGAAATGTCTGCTTACAAAACCGTACACTGATCCATCTAAGCCTTTACCGAATATAATACTACAATCACGCTATTGCATAGTAATACGCGATGTATTTGTCTACATAAATTTCAAAAGCGCTATTCTAGACGGTATTATTGGTACGTcacattttagtttttaatgggcattgtccatttttttttaattttgctcattacaaaaacatttcgaggaataaggtcagtgatcgtttttctgtatattaaCGAAAAagatacccattagttacttatatttttgaacaaatatgtttaacctttgtttgactttcaatggcgttaaattagcaataaattcgaccaacattacgtttcgaacttttggtaagcttctcgtatcagctttcacataatgagaacttgcatttgacgaaccagccattataaataagattgaaaggaaatttaaaatatactcagaggtcaattgtccgccgatgatgacgtcagagcgaaactttaaaaatttattgagaaaaaactagccaatgaatttcaaaattatttaatttatattcttaaaataccctattttaacgaaaaaaaatataaaaagtacatgtgattttttttggacaatgcccattgtttGTATCCATCGGCAGGgctatcacgtaaaaatagcgatcaacaatccactagcaataatcgcgccagcgattgctgggtgtcatgaatgtcacaaacaatggtgttatgtatagtgatcgattgcaatcgtatttttttggctgatacgtgacACGAAATTGCggttttggagcaattatcgcgcaataattgctatcgcattgctctcgcaagatacgtgatagAGGGCCGGCTCGACAAAATTacacagaaatatatcaatagtAAACTAAGACTACTTCTCGCATAATATCTACGCTCTCCAACTAATTTCAGGCCCAAAATCACAAGCAAAAAAACCTACCTCTCATGTGCTCCGACATAGGGAACCCATGGTCTTTTCTATGGCTTCCATAAGCCTTCTGGAACACATCGAAGCACCCCACGTCCGTGTCTTCTGACAGGAGATGGTAGCAGCAGGGCGTGTTGAAAATCGCCCCAATGTACGGATGTGCTGTGAAGAGACGGAGGGAGTCTGGCCCGAGGTTACCACAGGTGTGGAGtcctagaaaaaaaatcatatttatgAAGAAGAAGGAGAATAACTTGTCAAACTAAACTGTCACTTTAGACGTTAGACAAACTAAGGTAATTTGGAAGGAATGAAAAATGTAGCTCTGTAGTTCGCCCCACTCACAATGAGTCAGAAAGAAGTCAGAAATATTGTGTCTATGGCACTCTatgtacaaaaacaaaataaaaaacaaatttccAGTAACCTTATAAAACAACTACCCACCAGTCAGTAGCAGTTTAGTATCTTCTCGGCTCTCTGGAAAATTCTGTCTGACCAAACCCAATAAATCTGTGTCTTGAGTCACAAACGCGGACACAAAGCTATTGAGGTTATTGTCTATGGTTTTGGGACTATCTTGAGTATCATTGCCTATTCTTTTCGCTATAGCGTGCCATTGtttctgaaaaataataaaaatattctcaaATGTGAAATGAGATCTTTCTTCCCAATGTCAATCAATCAACTCATAACATAAAGTTaatggtatattaactttatgttatgAGTTGATTGATATCCCTAGGGGATCAATATATatcaa
It encodes:
- the LOC121734770 gene encoding methyltransferase-like protein 25 isoform X1, with amino-acid sequence MADDIDFNDALDNIVLREEAERKESHQRGVKDGIEGGNPEGYHLGYHRGAELGRELAIFKMDTKISRVIDQLDAITSYLKPFLPLVNCHMVEFITENHWETYLPKSLRDYLDSCDLDVAVQQFWNVYSNPKSVTETTELIKWVNKARSHCLSANNDYCLTVPQLEDRITSIGGVLKPEIKVSQFMTSKKSYEVQVMSRLVAGLSSAAGCSHCVEVGGGRAPLPAALALGYNQPVLTVDCNEATINTAKGRIKVIQKQWHAIAKRIGNDTQDSPKTIDNNLNSFVSAFVTQDTDLLGLVRQNFPESREDTKLLLTGLHTCGNLGPDSLRLFTAHPYIGAIFNTPCCYHLLSEDTDVGCFDVFQKAYGSHRKDHGFPMSEHMRGYNLGRNARMLAAQSIDRVVDHRELPCRSLLYRAMLQMVIKEKPSQKNITEGKLKGLGGKCQDFREYFKMADALLKLDVFDSLPDSYFAQIQQTESCQWKKIVLFYLMRLCLAQVVESVILLDRLLYLHENGFNNVYLVKLFDPVMSPRCHSIVAIR
- the LOC121734770 gene encoding methyltransferase-like protein 25 isoform X2, giving the protein MFLSKTFAIFKMDTKISRVIDQLDAITSYLKPFLPLVNCHMVEFITENHWETYLPKSLRDYLDSCDLDVAVQQFWNVYSNPKSVTETTELIKWVNKARSHCLSANNDYCLTVPQLEDRITSIGGVLKPEIKVSQFMTSKKSYEVQVMSRLVAGLSSAAGCSHCVEVGGGRAPLPAALALGYNQPVLTVDCNEATINTAKGRIKVIQKQWHAIAKRIGNDTQDSPKTIDNNLNSFVSAFVTQDTDLLGLVRQNFPESREDTKLLLTGLHTCGNLGPDSLRLFTAHPYIGAIFNTPCCYHLLSEDTDVGCFDVFQKAYGSHRKDHGFPMSEHMRGYNLGRNARMLAAQSIDRVVDHRELPCRSLLYRAMLQMVIKEKPSQKNITEGKLKGLGGKCQDFREYFKMADALLKLDVFDSLPDSYFAQIQQTESCQWKKIVLFYLMRLCLAQVVESVILLDRLLYLHENGFNNVYLVKLFDPVMSPRCHSIVAIR